From a region of the Fischerella sp. JS2 genome:
- a CDS encoding DUF4912 domain-containing protein, which yields MAKERPPLEEMTLRQLRKVASVYGVSRYSRMRKSQLLAAIQEIERSKVSPSQSFSLEAQETVEAAKFELGQEDRTGGTLVDVDEEIGDLPDGYGESRIVLMPRDPQWAYAYWDVPNEHKEELRRQGGQQLALRIYDVTDISLEYQSPHSIQEYPCDELAREWYLPVPVSDRDYVIDIGYRCPDGRWLVLARSAPVHVPPVYPSDWIEDVFITVNFEEDLRSKTFYELVPPAKKAAAAANGNPIYDQIFGMAESVEAQRVAGSLFGSMQHVPGSVTPEQAISSYVFPSGVGMWAVPTVSGLTMSGVGMSGVGFSASAVPMRPRKFWLIADAELIVYGATEPDATVTIGGRPIKLNPDGTFRFQMSFQDGLIDYPIMAVAADGEQTRSIHMKFNRETPSRNTNTKEEAVLEWLG from the coding sequence ATGGCAAAAGAAAGACCACCGCTAGAAGAGATGACATTGCGGCAGCTACGCAAAGTAGCAAGCGTTTATGGTGTCTCTCGATATAGCCGAATGCGTAAATCGCAGCTGTTGGCAGCGATACAAGAAATCGAGCGCAGCAAAGTATCCCCCAGCCAATCTTTCTCATTGGAGGCACAGGAAACCGTGGAAGCAGCAAAATTTGAATTGGGTCAAGAAGATCGCACTGGTGGCACTCTAGTTGATGTAGACGAAGAAATTGGCGACTTACCAGATGGTTATGGTGAAAGCCGCATTGTTCTGATGCCTCGAGATCCCCAGTGGGCTTACGCTTATTGGGATGTTCCTAACGAGCATAAAGAAGAATTGCGACGCCAAGGCGGACAACAACTGGCGCTGCGTATTTATGATGTTACCGACATCAGCTTGGAGTACCAAAGTCCCCACAGCATTCAGGAGTATCCCTGCGATGAACTGGCACGGGAATGGTATTTGCCAGTTCCAGTGAGCGATCGCGATTATGTTATCGATATCGGCTACCGTTGTCCAGATGGTCGCTGGTTAGTCTTGGCTCGTTCTGCTCCTGTCCACGTTCCTCCTGTCTATCCATCAGACTGGATTGAAGATGTCTTCATCACAGTCAACTTTGAAGAAGATTTGCGTAGCAAGACTTTCTACGAGTTGGTTCCTCCTGCCAAAAAAGCTGCTGCTGCCGCAAATGGCAATCCTATTTACGACCAAATTTTTGGCATGGCAGAATCTGTCGAAGCACAACGAGTTGCTGGTTCTCTATTCGGTTCCATGCAACACGTTCCTGGTTCAGTAACTCCAGAACAGGCGATCAGTTCCTACGTTTTCCCCTCTGGTGTAGGTATGTGGGCAGTTCCAACTGTATCTGGTTTAACAATGTCTGGTGTGGGTATGTCAGGTGTCGGCTTCTCTGCTTCCGCCGTACCTATGCGTCCACGCAAGTTCTGGTTAATTGCGGATGCTGAGTTAATTGTCTACGGTGCTACTGAACCTGATGCAACTGTTACCATTGGCGGTCGTCCAATCAAGCTAAATCCAGATGGTACATTCCGCTTCCAAATGTCCTTCCAAGATGGCTTGATTGACTACCCAATCATGGCTGTTGCAGCTGATGGTGAGCAAACCCGCTCAATTCATATGAAGTTTAATCGTGAAACCCCATCACGCAATACCAACACTAAGGAAGAAGCGGTTTTAGAATGGCTCGGTTAA
- a CDS encoding phytanoyl-CoA dioxygenase family protein translates to MQTRLCQSYYEENGYVIFRNLIPFELINNLLDLYAQQILISKYPFFRQNTGKYELTHLNEFGYATQSFLDIHDYEKYPKFSDAAKEIFCSEKIQDALRQTTGYESFNLMQTMLFDANTETQPHQDCWYLDTVPNGYLIGIWIALEDINENAGRFYILPKTNKNLDFRSDKPNISVSEWLKRINEYVSMHQQDIVAPDLKKGDVLFFNSKTIHGSLPTISSRFSRKSLTAHYIPSNYQFGNLFITKDYITYKTYKGVQFYRSKPDFSLMNDLILRTKSVFYNSPILLKILRQLYSKFGRIRN, encoded by the coding sequence ATGCAGACTCGACTATGCCAATCATACTATGAAGAAAATGGTTATGTTATTTTTCGTAATTTAATACCTTTCGAGTTAATTAATAATTTACTTGATTTGTATGCTCAACAAATTTTGATATCAAAATATCCATTTTTTAGGCAGAATACTGGTAAATATGAACTTACTCATTTGAATGAGTTTGGTTATGCTACACAGTCTTTTTTAGATATTCATGATTATGAGAAATATCCGAAATTTAGTGATGCTGCAAAAGAAATATTTTGTAGTGAAAAAATTCAAGATGCATTAAGACAGACAACGGGATATGAGTCCTTTAATTTAATGCAAACGATGTTGTTTGACGCAAACACAGAAACACAACCACATCAAGATTGCTGGTATTTAGACACTGTACCCAATGGATATTTAATAGGTATTTGGATAGCCTTAGAAGATATCAACGAAAACGCTGGTCGTTTCTATATACTACCAAAAACAAATAAAAACCTTGATTTTCGTAGTGACAAACCAAATATATCTGTAAGCGAGTGGCTAAAACGAATTAATGAATATGTAAGTATGCATCAACAAGATATTGTAGCTCCTGACTTAAAGAAGGGAGATGTTCTATTTTTTAATTCTAAAACTATTCATGGTTCTTTACCGACTATTAGTTCTCGCTTTTCAAGAAAGTCTTTAACAGCACACTATATTCCCTCTAACTATCAATTTGGTAATCTTTTTATAACAAAAGATTACATTACGTATAAAACTTATAAAGGCGTGCAATTCTATCGAAGTAAACCAGATTTTTCATTAATGAATGATTTAATACTTAGGACGAAAAGTGTTTTTTACAATTCACCTATATTACTTAAAATATTGCGTCAATTATACAGCAAGTTTGGTAGAATTAGAAATTAA